The following DNA comes from Riemerella anatipestifer ATCC 11845 = DSM 15868.
ACCATAGAGTGGGTAAAGAAATATGTAAAAGCAGAAAGAGCTAGCACTTCTTCTACAGGCACTTACAAAATCACTTTCTAAAGCCAAATCAATAAAAGGATTTTAGGATATAAGGAAATTCAAGATGAATAAACCCAATATAGTTATTATAGGAGGCGGAGCTTCAGGATTTTTTTCGGCAGCTAATATAGACACCTCAAAATATGATGTCTGCATACTAGAACAAAATGCAGAAGTTTTACAGAAAGTAAAAATATCAGGAGGCGGACGCTGTAATGTAACCCACGCTTGTTTTGATGCTAGAGATTTAGTTCAATTTTATCCACGAGGTCATAAGGAACTTAGAAGTGTTTTTAGTAAATTTCAACCTGGTGATACTATGGCTTGGTTTTCAGAACGAGGTATTTCGTTGAAGATTGAAGACGATAATAGAATCTTCCCAGAATCTAACCGCTCCCAAACTATTATCGACTGCTTATTTTCTTCTACCAAAGAGAAAAATATTGAAATCCATACCAAAACTACAGTAAAATCTATCTCTAAGCAAGACCATCAATATCTCATTATTACTAATGGTGAATCTTTCTTAGCAGATATTGTGATTTTCTGTACAGGTAGCTCTCCTAAAGCATTAAGGCTAATGGAAAGCTTAGGACATACTATTGTAAAGCCCGTCCCTTCTTTATTTACCTTTAACATCAAAGATGACTTACTAGAAGGGCTTTCAGGTACTAGCTTCCCATCAGCAGAAGTGAGAATACCAGAACTAAAATCCAAAGAAGCAGGAGCTTTACTTATTACTCACTGGGGACTTAGCGGACCTGCCATTTTAAAACTATCGGCTTGGGAAGCTAGAAGGCTAAATGACTTAAACTATAATTTTAGTATTGAAGTTAATTTCGTTGGAATTTCACCTAATGATGCCGAAACTCTCATCCAAGAATTTAAACAAAACCACCCAAAGAAAACATTAAGCCAAGGAAAACCTTTTGAGGTTACCAATCGTTTTTGGCAAAGCGTTTTAGCTGTTTCTCGTATCAACTCCGAAAAACAATGGGCTCACCTCTCCGCAAAAGAAACACAAACTATCATAGAAAACCTCTGTAAAAAGAAGCTTTCCGTAACAGGAAAATCTACATTCAAGGAAGAATTTGTAACCGCTGGAGGCGTCTATCTAAAAGAAATTGATTTTAAAAATATGAAATCTAAAATACTTCCTAACTTTTACATTGCAGGAGAAGTTTTGGATATAGATGCCGTTACTGGAGGATTCAACTTTCAAGCCTGTTGGAGCGAAGCGTGGCTCATCGCACAAGACCTTAATTCGATATAAAACTAAAAGAACCGAGAAAATACACATCTCGGTTCTTTTTATTATCATTCTGTTCAAAAGTTTTATCCTGTATAAGTATGTACACTATTCTGTGCGGTTGGCAGGTAATTAACTCCAAACCAACATACCAACAATAACAAGAATGCCACTATGATAATATAAAACGGCATCGTACTTTCTTCGTTTTTAAACTTAAATCTGTAGTGAATATACACCAAATATCCTAACCAACTTATAAATGCCCAAGTTTCTTTAGGGTCCCAAGTCCAATAATGTCCCCACGCTTCCTTTGCCCATAATGCTCCGAACAGAAGTCCTAATGTTAAAAAGCCATAACCTACATTTACCAACTGGTTCATCAGTTGCACCGTCTCTCCTACTTGTTCTTTTTTGTAATAACGGTAAAGCCCAAAAACGGCTACTAATGTCGCCATACCAAACATCGCATAAGCAAATATATACACCACCACATGTGGAATAAACCAAACGCTATGTAAAGCAGGCATCAATGTTTTATTGATAGTATCAGGGTTAAAATAGGTAATCAGAGTAAAAACTCCCGCCATGACGATAGCATAGTGCAAAATCCATTTTTGTTTGTATAAAAAATACAATACCCAACCTATTACCGAGATAAAAAAGGCATACCAAATTCTAGTTTCTGCTAAGGTACGCAAAGGTGGTCTCTCTAGGGTTATCCATAAATTGGAGATAAAATATCCTAAAACAATAATCCCCACCAAGTGAAGTCCTAATGCTAAATTAACCAATGGTTTCTTTTTGAAAAATAATAAAACCCCTGAGGTTACCCACAATATCAATAAAGAAAATACAATATAACTAAATACACCCCACATAATTACTTACGATTTTGAAATAAAAAACT
Coding sequences within:
- a CDS encoding BaiN/RdsA family NAD(P)/FAD-dependent oxidoreductase — protein: MNKPNIVIIGGGASGFFSAANIDTSKYDVCILEQNAEVLQKVKISGGGRCNVTHACFDARDLVQFYPRGHKELRSVFSKFQPGDTMAWFSERGISLKIEDDNRIFPESNRSQTIIDCLFSSTKEKNIEIHTKTTVKSISKQDHQYLIITNGESFLADIVIFCTGSSPKALRLMESLGHTIVKPVPSLFTFNIKDDLLEGLSGTSFPSAEVRIPELKSKEAGALLITHWGLSGPAILKLSAWEARRLNDLNYNFSIEVNFVGISPNDAETLIQEFKQNHPKKTLSQGKPFEVTNRFWQSVLAVSRINSEKQWAHLSAKETQTIIENLCKKKLSVTGKSTFKEEFVTAGGVYLKEIDFKNMKSKILPNFYIAGEVLDIDAVTGGFNFQACWSEAWLIAQDLNSI
- the ccsA gene encoding cytochrome c biogenesis protein CcsA gives rise to the protein MWGVFSYIVFSLLILWVTSGVLLFFKKKPLVNLALGLHLVGIIVLGYFISNLWITLERPPLRTLAETRIWYAFFISVIGWVLYFLYKQKWILHYAIVMAGVFTLITYFNPDTINKTLMPALHSVWFIPHVVVYIFAYAMFGMATLVAVFGLYRYYKKEQVGETVQLMNQLVNVGYGFLTLGLLFGALWAKEAWGHYWTWDPKETWAFISWLGYLVYIHYRFKFKNEESTMPFYIIIVAFLLLLVCWFGVNYLPTAQNSVHTYTG